The Cryptococcus deuterogattii R265 chromosome 3, complete sequence genome has a segment encoding these proteins:
- a CDS encoding ESCRT-I complex subunit VPS28, whose protein sequence is MMNLDEEVRLWTTNAEREKTENLATLYSIIVSLEYLERAYVRDSVSGKEYAPACLKLLAQYKSLMKLVVEDIGGLEAFMKRFKMDHPAALHRLTVGVPATVEHSAEAEDGGAEKGKWVAETTQSFITFMDALKLNLKAKDQLHPFLTELMSGYSRFKGSQEWEGRGKILHWLIELNAMKASDEISEEQSRQMLFDIENAYNEFFRSLSNSKGD, encoded by the exons atgatgaaccTCGACGAAGAAGTTCGGCTATGGACAACAAATGCAGAACGTGAGAAGACAGAAAACCTTGCCACTCTGTATAGCATTATCGTAAGCTTGGAGTATCTCGAGCGGGCGTACGTGCGCGACTCTGTCTCAGGCAAGGA GTACGCCCCCGCCTGCCTCAAACTTCTCGCTCAGTACAAAAGTTTAATGAAattggtggtggaggatattGGAGGACTGGAGGCGTTCATGAAACGCTTCAAG ATGGACCATCCTGCAGCTCTACATCGCTTGACAGTTGGCGTTCCTGCCACTGTCGAGCATTCTGCTGAGGCTGAAGACGGTGGGGCCGAAAAGGGCAAATGGGTTGCCGAGACCACACAA TCATTTATTACTTTCATGGATGCTCTGAAGCTCAATCTCAAAGCGAAAGACCaacttcatccttttttgACAGAATTAATGAGTGGATATTCTCGGTTCAAAGGCAGCCAAGAATGGGAAGGTAGAGGGAAAATATTGCACTG GCTTATTGAATTAAATGCAATGAAAGCAAGTGATGAGATATCAGAGGAGCAATCACGGCAA ATGTTATTTGATATTGAAAACGCTTACAACGAATTCTTCCGTTCACTTAGTAATAGCAAGGGCGATTAA